A region of Argentina anserina chromosome 5, drPotAnse1.1, whole genome shotgun sequence DNA encodes the following proteins:
- the LOC126796015 gene encoding short-chain dehydrogenase TIC 32, chloroplastic-like isoform X2, which yields MGLLSRKGPSGFSASSTAEEVTKGIHGTGLTAIVTGATSGLGLETSRVLALRGVHVVMAVRNTSAGKNVKEAILTEIANARVDVMELDLSSLASVRKFGEDYISLGLPLNILINNAGVVTPFKLSRDNIELHFATNHLGHFLLTNLLLETMKHTSRASNREGRIVNLSSTLHQYVYREGIRFDKINEESSYYKYFAYGQSKLANILHANELTRRLKEEGAEITANSLHPGYIQTNIVRIEYGILYYIAKVLSVFIIPFMKSIQQGAATTCFVALHPQVKGVSGEYFADCNIAKPSDQAKDADLAAKLWDFSLSLTSLK from the exons ATGGGGTTACTTAGCAGAAAAGGGCCATCTGGGTTCTCAGCCTCTTCCACAGCAGAGGAAGTTACTAAAGGGATTCATGGAACTGGTCTTACTGCGATTGTTACAG GAGCCACAAGTGGTCTTGGTTTAGAGACATCACGCGTTCTTGCATTGCGGGGTGTCCATGTAGTTATGGCAGTAAGAAATACGAGTGCAGGGaaaaatgtcaaagaagcaattcTTACAGAAATCGCCAATGCTAGAGTTGATGTTATGGAATTAGATCTGAGCTCATTGGCATCTGTCAGAAAGTTTGGAGAAGATTATATTTCCTTGGGCCTTCCATTGAACATCCTTAT TAATAATGCAGGAGTTGTGACACCATTCAAGCTTTCTCGAGACAACATAGAACTCCATTTCGCAACTAATCACTTAG GGCACTTTCTTCTCACAAATCTTTTGTTGGAGACCATGAAACACACATCGCGAGCAAGCAACAGAGAGGGAAGAATTGTTAACTTATCATCAACGCTCCATCAATATGTGTATCGTGAAGGAATTCGTTTTGATAAAATTAATGAAGAATCAAG CTACTACAAATATTTTGCCTATGGACAATCCAAGCTTGCTAATATATTACATGCTAATGAGCTTACAAGGCGTCTGAAG GAAGAAGGGGCGGAGATAACTGCTAATTCTCTTCATCCTGGATATATACAAACCAATATTGTGCGCATTGAATATGGCATTTTGTATT ATATTGCGAAGGTGCTGAGTGTATTTATCATTCCGTTCATGAAATCTATTCAGCAG GGCGCAGCAACCACATGCTTTGTGGCACTCCATCCACAAGTCAAGGGAGTAAGCGGCGAATATTTTGCAGACTGCAACATTGCCAAACCGAGCGATCAGGCCAAAGATGCAGATTTGGCTGCCAAACTTTGGGATTTTAGCTTGAGCTTGACTAGTCTCAAGTAG
- the LOC126796015 gene encoding short-chain dehydrogenase TIC 32, chloroplastic-like isoform X1, translating to MGLLSRKGPSGFSASSTAEEVTKGIHGTGLTAIVTGATSGLGLETSRVLALRGVHVVMAVRNTSAGKNVKEAILTEIANARVDVMELDLSSLASVRKFGEDYISLGLPLNILINNAGVVTPFKLSRDNIELHFATNHLVKPCIQCAGHFLLTNLLLETMKHTSRASNREGRIVNLSSTLHQYVYREGIRFDKINEESSYYKYFAYGQSKLANILHANELTRRLKEEGAEITANSLHPGYIQTNIVRIEYGILYYIAKVLSVFIIPFMKSIQQGAATTCFVALHPQVKGVSGEYFADCNIAKPSDQAKDADLAAKLWDFSLSLTSLK from the exons ATGGGGTTACTTAGCAGAAAAGGGCCATCTGGGTTCTCAGCCTCTTCCACAGCAGAGGAAGTTACTAAAGGGATTCATGGAACTGGTCTTACTGCGATTGTTACAG GAGCCACAAGTGGTCTTGGTTTAGAGACATCACGCGTTCTTGCATTGCGGGGTGTCCATGTAGTTATGGCAGTAAGAAATACGAGTGCAGGGaaaaatgtcaaagaagcaattcTTACAGAAATCGCCAATGCTAGAGTTGATGTTATGGAATTAGATCTGAGCTCATTGGCATCTGTCAGAAAGTTTGGAGAAGATTATATTTCCTTGGGCCTTCCATTGAACATCCTTAT TAATAATGCAGGAGTTGTGACACCATTCAAGCTTTCTCGAGACAACATAGAACTCCATTTCGCAACTAATCACTTAG TTAAACCATGCATCCAATGTGCAGGGCACTTTCTTCTCACAAATCTTTTGTTGGAGACCATGAAACACACATCGCGAGCAAGCAACAGAGAGGGAAGAATTGTTAACTTATCATCAACGCTCCATCAATATGTGTATCGTGAAGGAATTCGTTTTGATAAAATTAATGAAGAATCAAG CTACTACAAATATTTTGCCTATGGACAATCCAAGCTTGCTAATATATTACATGCTAATGAGCTTACAAGGCGTCTGAAG GAAGAAGGGGCGGAGATAACTGCTAATTCTCTTCATCCTGGATATATACAAACCAATATTGTGCGCATTGAATATGGCATTTTGTATT ATATTGCGAAGGTGCTGAGTGTATTTATCATTCCGTTCATGAAATCTATTCAGCAG GGCGCAGCAACCACATGCTTTGTGGCACTCCATCCACAAGTCAAGGGAGTAAGCGGCGAATATTTTGCAGACTGCAACATTGCCAAACCGAGCGATCAGGCCAAAGATGCAGATTTGGCTGCCAAACTTTGGGATTTTAGCTTGAGCTTGACTAGTCTCAAGTAG